The Thermococcus alcaliphilus genomic interval GTCACTCTTCTTAACTCTTCTAACGGCTAGGATTCCCGCCTTTGCGAGGTAGTGCTGGGCTAAGTCGTCAATTCCCTTCTGGCAGAAGACAACGTTAGCCCCTGTGGCAACGATCTTGTCGACCATCTCCTTGATCATCTTCTCCTCTTGCTCAAGGAATGCCTGGAGTTGCTCTGGGCTTGTGATTCTAATCTCAGCGTCTGTTTCAGTTTCTTTAACTTCAAGTGCTTCATTGATAAGTGCGATCTTGGCGTTTTCGACCTTCTTTGGCATTCCTGGGTGAACTCTTTCCTTGTCGATAACAACACCCTTGATGAGTTGAGTGTCCCTTACGCTTCCACCCTCCTTCTTCTCAAGCTTGATGTTGTCAATGTCCACAACGTACTTGCCATCAACTTCCTCTGCAACTAGCTTTACAGCATCAACAGCAAGCTTTGCAAGATATTCTCTCTCTTCCTCTGCTGCTTTTCCAGTTATGGCGGTTGTTGCTGCCTTCATGAGTATCTCTTCATCCATCGGGCTAACGTCCTTTGCAATGCTCTCAAGTATCTCTTGAGCCTTTTCAGCTGCAAGGGTGTAACCCTTAACGATTATCGTTGGGTGGATGTTCTGGTTAAGCAACTCCTCGGCTTTTCTTAAGAGCTCACCAGCGATGACTACCGCTGTTGTGGTTCCATCCCCGGCTTCTTTGTCTTGGGTCTTTGCAACTTCGACCATCATTTTGGCAGCTGGGTGCTGAATGTCCATCTCGTCAAGAATAGTTGCACCGTCGTTTGTGATGACTATGTCACCAAGGCTGTCGACAAGCATTTTATCCATACCCTTTGGACCAAGGGTAGTTCTTACGGTTTCAGCGACGATTCTTGCTGCAAGAATGTTCAATCTTTGGGCATCTTTTCCAACATATCTCTGGGTTCCTTCGGGAAGAATCAATATTGGCTGGCCTGCAAGTTGGGCCATCTCCACCCACCCCCGACTTTTTTATTTCTTATCTGCGGGGAATTTTTAGTTACAATGTGTTTTCATTCCGATTATCCATTCCTTTGTGCTATTTATAAATTTTTCGGTCAACCTTTTTAAGGTACTCCTCAAACAACACACGGTGAAAAGGAGATGGAAGAGTTTAAAAAAGCATTAGAAAGTAAGGACTGTCAAAAAGTCCTCGAGTACCTTGATGATTACCTTGAAATTATTGAAAGTGAAAAGGAGCTTAGAGATCTTCTCCAAGAACTTGAGGAACTTGCCCTAGAATGTGAGGAAGAGGCTTATGAGCTCGCTCATGAAATAACCCACATCTATGCCCACTTAGATGAACTTGAGAAGGGACTAGAAGTTTACAAGAGGCTCGTGGAGAAGTATAAAGACCAAGGAGAAAAATACCTAGATGCCCTCTACCATCTTGCAG includes:
- the thsB gene encoding thermosome subunit beta; this encodes MAQLAGQPILILPEGTQRYVGKDAQRLNILAARIVAETVRTTLGPKGMDKMLVDSLGDIVITNDGATILDEMDIQHPAAKMMVEVAKTQDKEAGDGTTTAVVIAGELLRKAEELLNQNIHPTIIVKGYTLAAEKAQEILESIAKDVSPMDEEILMKAATTAITGKAAEEEREYLAKLAVDAVKLVAEEVDGKYVVDIDNIKLEKKEGGSVRDTQLIKGVVIDKERVHPGMPKKVENAKIALINEALEVKETETDAEIRITSPEQLQAFLEQEEKMIKEMVDKIVATGANVVFCQKGIDDLAQHYLAKAGILAVRRVKKSDMEKLAKATGAKIVTNVRDLTPDDLGYAELVEERKVAGENMVFVEGCKNPKAVTILIRGGTEHVVDEVERALEDAIKVVKDIVEDGKIVAGGGASEIELAIRLDEYAKEVGGKEQLAIEAFADALKVIPRTLAENAGLDPVDVLVKVTAAHKDKGATIGVDVFAGEPADMLERGVIEPLRVKKQAIKSASEAAIMILRIDDVIAASKLEKEKEGGKGPGEEETEF